In the Octadecabacter sp. SW4 genome, one interval contains:
- the hemE gene encoding uroporphyrinogen decarboxylase — MAPQKTLLRALAGETLPTPPIWMMRQAGRYLPEYKATRAQAGDFLSLCYNPDLAAEVTLQPIRRYGFDAAILFADILLLPQALGADLWFVTGEGPRLSTVTSADDLRALKPATAIHDTLSPIYETVKILSRELPQETTLIGFAGAPWTVATYMIAGQGTPDQGPAHALKAENKAVFDALLDLITVGTIDYLSEQIKAGAEVVKLFDSWAGSLQGEDFTTYAVKPAARITAALKARHPDTPVIAFPRGAGEHYAGLHAAIGADCIALDDGVSAAWAAANVQPDGCVQGNLKSAHMVTGGDDLIRETRRIVDAFSNGPHIFNLGHGITPDADPENVQLMIDTVRGG; from the coding sequence ATGGCACCGCAAAAAACCCTCCTTCGCGCCCTCGCGGGTGAAACCCTGCCCACCCCGCCAATCTGGATGATGCGGCAGGCAGGGCGCTATTTGCCGGAGTATAAGGCAACCCGCGCGCAAGCGGGCGATTTCCTGTCGCTGTGCTACAACCCCGATCTGGCCGCCGAGGTCACGCTGCAACCCATTCGCCGCTACGGCTTTGATGCGGCAATCCTGTTCGCCGATATCCTGCTGTTGCCGCAGGCGCTGGGGGCGGATCTGTGGTTCGTCACGGGCGAAGGGCCACGCCTGTCCACGGTCACCTCTGCCGATGATCTGCGCGCCCTGAAACCCGCCACCGCGATTCACGACACCCTGTCGCCGATCTATGAAACCGTGAAAATCCTGTCACGTGAACTGCCCCAAGAAACCACGCTGATCGGCTTTGCGGGGGCGCCGTGGACGGTGGCAACCTACATGATCGCAGGTCAGGGCACACCCGACCAAGGACCAGCCCACGCGCTCAAGGCGGAAAACAAGGCCGTGTTCGACGCCCTGCTTGACCTGATCACAGTCGGCACCATCGATTACCTGTCCGAACAGATCAAAGCCGGCGCCGAAGTCGTCAAACTATTCGATAGCTGGGCCGGATCGCTACAAGGCGAAGACTTCACCACCTACGCGGTGAAACCCGCCGCACGCATCACCGCCGCCCTCAAGGCGCGCCACCCCGACACCCCCGTAATCGCTTTTCCGCGCGGGGCAGGCGAACACTATGCTGGGCTGCACGCGGCCATCGGCGCGGACTGCATCGCGCTTGATGACGGGGTCAGCGCCGCATGGGCCGCCGCCAACGTGCAACCCGATGGCTGCGTGCAGGGCAACCTGAAATCTGCGCATATGGTGACGGGCGGCGATGACCTGATCCGCGAAACCCGCCGTATCGTCGATGCGTTTTCAAACGGGCCACATATCTTCAACCTTGGCCACGGCATCACCCCCGACGCCGATCCCGAAAACGTGCAGTTGATGATCGACACCGTTCGGGGTGGGTAG
- the hemC gene encoding hydroxymethylbilane synthase, producing the protein MTNELPNPSAPLCIGTRGSPLALAQAHETRARLMAAFDLPDTAFKIVVIKTTGDDRTLIDADRPLKEIGNKGLFTKEIEEAMLDGSIDIAVHSMKDMPVEQPEGLLLDTYLPREDVRDAFVSVDFAALADLPEGAVVGTSSLRRRAQLLARRPDLTVVEFRGNVQTRLRKLHDGVAAATFLAMAGLNRLGMDDVPCSAIGVEDMLPAVAQGAIGIERRADDRRARDMLAAIHDAQTGQRLAAERAFLAALDGSCETPIGALAELNGDKLRLRGEILRPDGTACYRDAAEGVIAEGPEIGRAMAARLLAQAGPDFFSV; encoded by the coding sequence ATGACCAATGAATTGCCCAACCCCTCTGCCCCGCTTTGCATCGGCACCCGCGGATCACCGCTTGCTCTTGCGCAGGCCCATGAGACGCGCGCCCGTTTGATGGCAGCCTTTGATTTGCCCGATACCGCGTTCAAGATTGTCGTGATCAAGACCACGGGCGATGATCGCACCCTGATTGATGCGGATCGTCCGTTGAAAGAGATCGGCAACAAGGGGTTGTTCACCAAGGAAATTGAAGAGGCGATGCTGGACGGCTCTATCGATATTGCCGTGCATTCGATGAAGGACATGCCGGTAGAGCAGCCTGAGGGGCTGTTGCTGGATACCTATTTGCCCCGCGAAGACGTGCGCGATGCCTTTGTGTCGGTTGATTTTGCCGCGCTGGCAGATCTGCCCGAGGGTGCGGTTGTCGGCACATCGAGTTTGCGCCGCCGTGCCCAGTTGCTGGCCCGCCGTCCTGATCTGACCGTTGTTGAGTTTCGCGGCAATGTGCAGACCCGGTTGCGTAAGCTGCATGATGGTGTGGCGGCGGCGACGTTTCTGGCAATGGCCGGGTTGAACCGGCTTGGCATGGACGATGTGCCGTGCAGCGCGATTGGTGTTGAGGATATGTTGCCCGCCGTGGCGCAGGGCGCGATCGGGATTGAGCGACGCGCGGATGATCGACGCGCGCGCGACATGCTGGCGGCGATCCACGATGCGCAGACCGGGCAACGGCTGGCAGCTGAACGCGCGTTTCTGGCGGCGCTGGACGGGTCATGCGAGACGCCGATTGGCGCTTTGGCCGAGCTGAACGGCGACAAGCTGCGCCTGCGCGGCGAGATTTTACGCCCTGACGGGACGGCCTGCTATCGCGATGCGGCCGAGGGTGTGATCGCCGAGGGCCCAGAGATCGGTCGCGCGATGGCGGCACGGTTGCTGGCGCAGGCAGGGCCGGATTTCTTTAGCGTTTAG